From one Trifolium pratense cultivar HEN17-A07 linkage group LG1, ARS_RC_1.1, whole genome shotgun sequence genomic stretch:
- the LOC123921436 gene encoding ENHANCER OF AG-4 protein 2-like isoform X1, giving the protein MPPSRRRGANKAKANAHLKLGDLVLAKVKGFPAWPAKISRPEDWEKNPDPKKFFVEFFGTEEIAFVVPADIQAFTSEVKTKLTARLHGKTKCFTQAVREICAAYDELEKQKVGGLTDDTDDAHAPSFDGAVGDIKDATDAVLNVEKSKTIMEDVGSNLEHYEQRCGERDDQDNKPSASGRPTDSSSPVLSPVLESKSSIGTEPNKHTIRSGLEDKSCLKKEVSDCKDVCNVDDFKQANNVQSVSTDGNKARKLVTGSRRRSEAAADKEISGFSKALSKGESSGETVKGGKKVKNAFFVDSADASKSGPGINNGNKDKNLLKATTSLKVKNELQEKFVDSKEADRNNSFKKNKTQVQRKRNLGTNETLHATKKFKRMDAKDNEPLKSLPEDMKSASPGFPVVVDKALEKSELKRSLSCLKTEKGLSSRAQTAIADSDNSVCEVLSGTKHHIQVRRRRRPVFRIDDDDDESKTPVHGGDSKNIKSPSLVSEPVKSNDPLLENGDVSQLTKGKPSALEDSHLNAHLIKLCDDSLPTGHPQKENADEIVAVNSAQIPERLDRKLFPSNVEKLSSISPVNSPQSLSTTKSNAKRHKSSKALPEVFSNATLKKAENGSSKSLISSSTLKSQIITHKKKPASSVERSKTTPKTLPQSVEVHTPESLKEPDGFHVDRIELGTEEKSSLYVGSGTPENAKTMKHLIAVAQAKRRLVAQFQCHPFDLHNAQVGTPSPSIVQPFLSVSSNNGQADVQGVNELPSLVSPSTNGYHSISQNQLDAEENEERRLGLGQSGVVGSLGGGTEAAIARDAFEGMIETLSRTKESIGRATRLAIDCAKYGFANEVVELLIRKLESETSFHRKVDLFFLVDSITQCSNNQKGIAGASYIPAVQGGLARLLGAAAPPGTSARENRRQCLKVLRLWLERKIFPESVLRRYMNDIGGSGDDMIVKHSFRRPSRAERSVDDPIREMEGMLVDEYGSNATFQLAGILSSRVFEDEDDDFPNVSPADPTHTLVDSETSTVTPSDKRNCILEDVDGELEMEDVSGHPKDERPVLLNSTLEMDFQLQGSDRILDPASNISEEVHVNLEGSPPLPLDSPPTPPPLPSSPPPPPLSPSPPPPPPPTLQQPTPPPPTLQQPPPPPPTLQQPPPPPPTLQQPPPPPLPPTGPTPPLISQPSGTAQPSTFTQASVTSQSSHQSSPLSGYQQLHNCNGTANGIQIVQMTGNSFPGGQTISVLKNEMLPQPSACFPPMAGCSSQEPSALNPTRQFQLGNPRFAPRHMHPTPPQNPSPNQYSYPKPSVQQHFPHSFCPPYALTSVPDGQRQFVANEQWRMSTSEFKSNNQHGLWRGINPSCPGPPFGQEDNFRPPLERPPMSSVGFQHANPNNIPVPPPKSGSFSNFTLYTFLFLNQLVPFEFHMLRNCIYASRSFFLHQDMVFLRCSPVDQTFLLLIVGGLPDVD; this is encoded by the exons ATGCCCCCGTCACGCCGACGTGGAGCAAACAAAGCTAAGGCCAATGCGCATTTGAAACTCGGCGATCTCGTTCTAGCTAAGGTTAAGGGATTCCCGGCTTGGCCTGCTAAA ATAAGCAGGCCTGAAGATTGGGAAAAAAACCCGGATCCGAAGAAATTTTTTGTCGAATTTTTCGGGACCGAAGAAAT AGCTTTTGTTGTCCCTGCGGATATTCAGGCATTCACCAGTGAGGTCAAAACTAAGTTGACTGCTCGGTTGCATGGTAAGACGAAGTGCTTTACTCAAGCTGTGAGGGAAATCTGTGCAGCATATGATGAGTTAGAGAAACAGAAAGTTGGTGGTTTGACAGATGACACTGATGATGCTCATGCCCCTTCTTTTGATGGGGCAGTTGGTGACATAAAGGATGCTACTGATGCTGTATTAAATGTAGAAAAATCTAAGACTATTATGGAAGACGTTGGCTCAAATTTGGAGCACTATGAACAAAGATGTGGAGAAAGGGATGACCAAGATAATAAACCGTCTGCATCTGGCCGTCCAACTGACAGTTCATCTCCAGTTTTGTCACCTGTGCTGGAAAGTAAATCTTCCATTGGTACAGAACCAAACAAGCACACTATCAGATCTGGCCTTGAGGATAAATCATGTCTGAAAAAGGAAGTTTCTGATTGTAAGGATGTATGCAATGTTGATGACTTCAAGCAAGCTAATAATGTGCAGAGTGTTTCAACTGATGGGAACAAGGCAAGAAAGCTTGTTACCGGCTCAAGGAGGAGAAGCGAAGCTGCAGCAGATAAAGAAATAAGTGGATTTAGTAAAGCACTTTCAAAGGGTGAAAGTTCTGGAGAGACAGTGAAAGGTGggaaaaaagttaaaaatgcattttttgtcGATTCTGCAGATGCTTCTAAATCAGGCCCTGGTATTAACAATGGAAATAAAGATAAGAACTTGCTGAAAGCTACAACAAGTCTTAAGGTAAAGAATGAGTTGCAGGAGAAATTTGTTGATTCTAAGGAGGCTGATAGAAATAATTCTTTTAAGAAAAACAAGACCCAAGTTCAAAGAAAGCGTAATTTGGGAACGAACGAAACTTTACACGCTACCAAGAAGTTCAAGCGTATGGATGCCAAAGACAACGAACCTTTAAAATCTCTCCCTGAAGATATGAAGAGCGCTTCACCTGGCTTTCCTGTTGTTGTTGACAAGGCATTGGAAAAATCAGAGTTGAAAAGGTCTTTATCATGTTTGAAAACAGAGAAAGGGTTGTCATCAAGGGCTCAGACTGCTATTGCAGATTCCGATAATTCTGTTTGTGAAGTGCTGAGTGGAACAAAACATCACATCCAAGTACGGAGGAGACGCAGACCTGTTTTCCGTATtgacgatgatgatgacgaATCTAAGACTCCTGTTCATGGAGGGGattctaaaaatattaaatcacCCTCTCTTGTTTCAGAGCCTGTGAAGAGCAATGATCCATTGTTAGAGAATGGTGATGTTTCTCAGCTGACTAAGGGGAAACCTAGTGCACTTGAGGATAGCCATTTGAATGCACACTTAATTAAATTATGTGATGACTCTTTGCCTACAGGGCATCCTCAAAAAGAGAATGCTGATGAAATTGTTGCTGTCAATTCAGCTCAAATCCCTGAGCGATTAGATCGAAAGCTTTTTCCTTCGAATGTGGAAAAATTGAGCTCCATCTCTCCAGTAAATTCTCCTCAGTCTCTTTCTACAACAAAGTCAAATGCCAAGCGACATAAATCTTCTAAAGCTTTGCCTGAAGTTTTCAGTAATGCTACTCTAAAGAAGGCTGAGAATGGGTCTTCAAAGAGTTTAATTAGCAGCAGCACTTTGAAAAGCCAAATTATAACTCATAAAAAGAAGCCTGCGTCTTCTGTGGAAAGGTCTAAAACTACCCCAAAGACATTACCACAGTCAGTTGAAGTTCATACACCAGAAAGTTTAAAGGAACCTGATGGTTTTCATGTTGATAG AATAGAGTTGGGCACAGAAGAAAAAAGTAGCCTATATGTTGGTTCTGGGACTCCAGAAAATGCCAAGACTATGAAGCATCTTATTGCAGTTGCCCAGGCAAAAAGGAGACTAGTAGCTCAATTTCAGTGTCATCCTTTTGACCTTCATAATGCTCAAGTGGGAACACCTAGCCCCTCTATAGTGCAGCCATTTCTGTCTGTGTCTAGCAATAATGGCCAGGCAGATGTGCAGGGAGTTAATGAGCTGCCATCATTAGTGTCTCCATCAACCAATGGGTATCACTCCATTTCTCAAAATCAACTTGATGCTGAAGAAAATGAGGAGAGAAGACTTGGTTTGGGGCAAAGCGGTGTTGTGGGTTCTCTGGGTGGGGGTACTGAGGCTGCTATTGCGCGTGATGCCTTTGAAGGAATGATTGAGACTTTGTCAAGGACCAAGGAAAGTATTGGGCGTGCAACACGTCTTGCCATTGATTGTGCTAAGTATGGTTTTGCCAATGAG GTTGTTGAACTTCTTATCCGAAAGCTAGAAAGTGAAACTAGTTTTCATCGTAAAGTGGATTTGTTCTTTCTTGTTGATTCTATAACCCAGTGCTCAAATAATCAAAAAG GCATTGCAGGTGCTTCCTACATTCCTGCAGTTCAAGGAGGATTGGCACGTCTTCTTGGTGCTGCTGCTCCCCCTGGGACCAGTGCCCGTGAAAATCGTCGCCAATGTCTCAAG GTTTTAAGATTGTGGCTTGAGAGGAAAATTTTTCCTGAATCAGTTCTTCGccgttatatgaatgatattGGAGGTTCGGGTGATGATATGATAGTTAAGCATTCTTTCCGGCGTCCTTCTCGAGCAGAACGATCTGTGGATGACCCAATTAGAGAAATGGAGGGCATGCTTGTTGACGAGTATGGAAG TAATGCTACATTTCAGCTGGCTGGCATTTTATCTTCGCGCGTGTTTGAAGATGAAGACGATGATTTTCCCAATGTGTCTCCAGCGGATCCTACTCACACTCTTGTGGATTCAGAAACTTCCACCGTTACCCCAAGTGACAAACGCAACTGTATTTTGGAAGATGTTGATGGAGAGCTAGAAATGGAGGATGTTTCAGGTCATCCAAAGGATGAAAGGCCTGTATTGTTGAACAGTACCTTGGAAATGGATTTTCAACTTCAGGGCTCAGATAGGATCTTGGATCCAGCATCAAACATTTCTGAAGAGGTACATGTAAATCTTGAGGGTTCTCCTCCATTACCACTTGATTCACCTCCTACTCCCCCACCGTTGCCTtcttcaccaccaccacctccattATCTCCATCTCCTCCCCCACCTCCGCCACCCACATTGCAACAACCCACACCTCCGCCACCCACATTGCAACAACCCCCACCTCCGCCGCCCACATTGCAACAACCCCCACCTCCGCCGCCCACATTGCAACAACCCCCACCTCCTCCTTTACCACCCACTGGTCCTACACCACCATTGATTTCTCAACCTTCTGGAACAGCTCAGCCTTCAACTTTTACCCAGGCGTCAGTGACATCTCAATCATCACACCAGTCATCACCACTATCAGGGTATCAGCAGCTTCATAACTGCAATGGCACAGCTAAT GGCATCCAAATAGTTCAAATGACTGGAAATTCTTTTCCTGGGGGCCAAACTATTTCAGTTCTGAAGAATGAAATGTTGCCACAGCCATCTGCTTGCTTTCCTCCAATGGCAGGTTGCAGCTCTCAAGAACCTTCTGCGTTAAACCCTACAAGGCAATTTCAGCTGGGTAATCCTCGCTTTGCTCCAAGACACATGCATCCTACCCCACCCCAAAATCCATCTCCTAATCAGTATTCATATCCGAAACCTTCAGTTCAGCAGCATTTTCCACATTCTTTCTGCCCTCCATATGCATTGACATCCGTTCCAGATGGGCAGAGGCAATTTGTTGCTAATGAGCAATGGAGGATGTCAACAAGTGAATTTAAATCAAACAATCAACATGGTTTATGGAGAGGGATAAATCCTTCATGTCCGGGTCCACCCTTTGGGCAGGAAG ATAATTTCCGTCCGCCACTTGAAAGACCACCAATGAGCAGCGTAGGTTTTCAGCATGCGAACCCCAACAATATACCTGTTCCTCCTCCGAAGTCAGGTAGTTTCTCCAATTTTACACTTTATACTTTCCTATTTCTTAATCAGTTAGTTCCCTTTGAATTCCACATGTTAAGAAACTGTATTTATGCATCAAgatcattttttcttcatcaggaTATGGTGTTCCTCAGATGTTCCCCTGTAGACCAGACATTCCTACTCTTAATTGTTGGAGGCCTACCTGATGttgattga